In Rattus norvegicus strain BN/NHsdMcwi chromosome 1, GRCr8, whole genome shotgun sequence, a genomic segment contains:
- the Mrgprf gene encoding mas-related G-protein coupled receptor member F (The RefSeq protein has 1 substitution compared to this genomic sequence), producing MAGNCSWEAHSTNQNKMCPGMSEALELYSRGFLTIEQIATLPPPAVTNYIFLLLCLCGLVGNGLVLWFFGFSIKRTPFSIYFLHLASADGIYLFSKAVIALLNMGTFLGSFPDYVRRVSRIVGLCTFFAGVSLLPAISIERCVSVIFPMWYWRRRPKRLSAGVCALLWLLSFLVTSIHNYFCMFLGHEASGTACLNMDISLGILLFFLFCPLMVLPCLALILHVECRARRRQRSAKLNHVVLAIVSVFLVSSIYLGIDWFLFWVFQIPAPFPEYVTDLCICINSSAKPIVYFLAGRDKSQRLWEPLRVVFQRALRDGAEPGDAASSTPNTVTMEMQCPSGNAS from the exons ATGGCTGGAAACTGCTCATGGGAAGCTCACTCCACCAACCAGAACAAG ATGTGTCCTGGTATGAGCGAGGCTCTGGAACTCTACAGCAGAGGCTTCCTGACCATTGAACAGATTGCCACACTCCCTCCACCAGCCGTCACAAACTACATCTTCCTGCTGCTTTGCCTGTGTGGCCTGGTGGGAAACGGGCTGGTCCTCTGGTTTTTTGGCTTCTCCATCAAGAGGACCCCCTTCTCCATCTACTTCCTGCACCTGGCCAGCGCTGATGGGATATACCTCTTCAGCAAGGCCGTGATTGCTCTCCTGAACATGGGGACCTTCCTGGGCTCCTTCCCCGACTACGTTCGAAGAGTGTCCCGGATCGTGGGTCTCTGCACATTCTTCGCCGGTGTGAGCCTCCTTCCGGCCATTAGCATCGAACGCTGTGTGTCCGTCATCTTTCCCATGTGGTACTGGCGTCGGAGGCCCAAGCGCCTGTCCGCTGGGGTCTGTGCCTTGCTCTGGCTGCTGTCCTTCCTGGTCACCAGTATCCACAACTACTTCTGTATGTTCCTGGGCCATGAGGCCTCTGGAACAGCCTGCCTCAACATGGACATCTCCCTGGgcatcttgcttttctttctcttctgcccaCTCATGGTACTCCCCTGCCTGGCACTCATCTTGCATGTAGAGTGCCGAGCCCGGCGCCGCCAACGCTCTGCCAAGCTCAATCACGTGGTCCTGGCCATCGTCTCTGTCTTCCTCGTGTCATCCATTTATTTGGGGATCGACTGGTTCCTCTTCTGGGTCTTCCAGATCCCGGCCCCCTTCCCGGAGTACGTCACTGACTTATGTATCTGCATCAACAGCAGTGCCAAGCCCATTGTCTACTTCCTGGCTGGGAGAGACAAGTCCCAGCGCCTGTGGGAACCTCTCAGGGTGGTCTTCCAGCGGGCCCTCCGAGATGGTGCCGAGCCAGGGGACACTGCTAGCAGCACACCCAACACGGTCACCATGGAGATGCAGTGCCCCTCTGGGAACGCATCATGA
- the Mrgprf gene encoding mas-related G-protein coupled receptor member F isoform X1 — translation MCPGMSEALELYSRGFLTIEQIATLPPPAVTNYIFLLLCLCGLVGNGLVLWFFGFSIKRTPFSIYFLHLASADGIYLFSKAVIALLNMGTFLGSFPDYVRRVSRIVGLCTFFAGVSLLPAISIERCVSVIFPMWYWRRRPKRLSAGVCALLWLLSFLVTSIHNYFCMFLGHEASGTACLNMDISLGILLFFLFCPLMVLPCLALILHVECRARRRQRSAKLNHVVLAIVSVFLVSSIYLGIDWFLFWVFQIPAPFPEYVTDLCICINSSAKPIVYFLAGRDKSQRLWEPLRVVFQRALRDGAEPGDTASSTPNTVTMEMQCPSGNAS, via the coding sequence ATGTGTCCTGGTATGAGCGAGGCTCTGGAACTCTACAGCAGAGGCTTCCTGACCATTGAACAGATTGCCACACTCCCTCCACCAGCCGTCACAAACTACATCTTCCTGCTGCTTTGCCTGTGTGGCCTGGTGGGAAACGGGCTGGTCCTCTGGTTTTTTGGCTTCTCCATCAAGAGGACCCCCTTCTCCATCTACTTCCTGCACCTGGCCAGCGCTGATGGGATATACCTCTTCAGCAAGGCCGTGATTGCTCTCCTGAACATGGGGACCTTCCTGGGCTCCTTCCCCGACTACGTTCGAAGAGTGTCCCGGATCGTGGGTCTCTGCACATTCTTCGCCGGTGTGAGCCTCCTTCCGGCCATTAGCATCGAACGCTGTGTGTCCGTCATCTTTCCCATGTGGTACTGGCGTCGGAGGCCCAAGCGCCTGTCCGCTGGGGTCTGTGCCTTGCTCTGGCTGCTGTCCTTCCTGGTCACCAGTATCCACAACTACTTCTGTATGTTCCTGGGCCATGAGGCCTCTGGAACAGCCTGCCTCAACATGGACATCTCCCTGGgcatcttgcttttctttctcttctgcccaCTCATGGTACTCCCCTGCCTGGCACTCATCTTGCATGTAGAGTGCCGAGCCCGGCGCCGCCAACGCTCTGCCAAGCTCAATCACGTGGTCCTGGCCATCGTCTCTGTCTTCCTCGTGTCATCCATTTATTTGGGGATCGACTGGTTCCTCTTCTGGGTCTTCCAGATCCCGGCCCCCTTCCCGGAGTACGTCACTGACTTATGTATCTGCATCAACAGCAGTGCCAAGCCCATTGTCTACTTCCTGGCTGGGAGAGACAAGTCCCAGCGCCTGTGGGAACCTCTCAGGGTGGTCTTCCAGCGGGCCCTCCGAGATGGTGCCGAGCCAGGGGACACTGCTAGCAGCACACCCAACACGGTCACCATGGAGATGCAGTGCCCCTCTGGGAACGCATCATGA